A single region of the Halorussus gelatinilyticus genome encodes:
- a CDS encoding sugar phosphate nucleotidyltransferase: MLGVVPAAGEGTRLRPLTDDTPKGLVEVAGRPLLAHVFETLADSGVEEIVVVVGYEGDAIREYFGDSAAGLPLSYVEQDQQSGLGHAVLQAESHVDGPFVVLNGDNVVAGDLRAQIARQRDPDVDAVVAVEEVDPETARETGVVAVEDGNEGAPRRVTDIVEKPADPPSTLATTGAYVLPAEVFDAISLLRPSARGEYELADALGVLIRAGARVEAMRTDAEFVNVNAPADRDAAARLVGERD, translated from the coding sequence ATGCTCGGAGTCGTTCCGGCCGCGGGCGAGGGGACCCGCCTCCGGCCGCTGACCGACGACACGCCCAAGGGACTGGTCGAGGTCGCCGGGAGGCCCCTCCTCGCGCACGTCTTCGAGACGCTCGCGGACAGCGGCGTCGAGGAGATAGTCGTCGTGGTGGGTTACGAGGGCGACGCGATTCGGGAGTACTTCGGCGACAGCGCCGCAGGTCTCCCGCTCTCGTACGTCGAACAGGACCAGCAGTCGGGACTCGGCCACGCCGTCCTCCAAGCCGAGTCGCACGTCGATGGTCCGTTCGTCGTGTTGAACGGTGACAACGTGGTCGCGGGCGATTTGCGCGCGCAAATCGCCCGCCAGCGAGACCCCGACGTGGACGCGGTGGTCGCCGTCGAGGAAGTGGACCCCGAGACGGCGCGCGAGACCGGCGTCGTCGCGGTCGAGGACGGGAACGAGGGAGCTCCCCGGCGGGTCACCGACATCGTGGAGAAACCGGCCGACCCGCCATCGACGCTGGCGACGACGGGCGCGTACGTCCTGCCCGCCGAAGTCTTCGACGCGATCTCGCTTCTCCGGCCGTCCGCGCGCGGCGAGTACGAACTCGCCGACGCGCTCGGCGTCCTGATTCGAGCGGGCGCGCGGGTCGAGGCGATGCGGACGGACGCCGAGTTCGTGAACGTCAACGCGCCCGCCGACCGCGACGCCGCGGCGAGACTCGTCGGCGAGCGCGACTGA
- a CDS encoding VOC family protein, protein MTTEQTENRSDPTAHHVGVTVTDLDRAVAFYRDALGLDVLDRFSVSGEAFAEGVGVPGATGEFAHLDAGSARVELVAYDPEGDEAAAERVNQPGAKHLGLAVADLDGFYDELPPAVETVSEPQTTASGTKILFVRDPEGNLVEILEA, encoded by the coding sequence ATGACCACAGAACAAACCGAAAACCGCTCCGACCCAACTGCACACCACGTCGGCGTGACGGTGACGGACCTCGACCGTGCGGTCGCGTTCTACCGTGACGCGCTGGGTCTCGACGTACTCGACCGATTCTCGGTCTCGGGCGAGGCGTTCGCCGAGGGCGTCGGCGTGCCGGGCGCGACCGGCGAGTTCGCGCACCTCGACGCCGGGTCCGCCCGCGTCGAACTCGTCGCGTACGACCCCGAAGGCGACGAAGCGGCCGCCGAGCGCGTCAACCAGCCGGGAGCGAAACACCTCGGTCTCGCGGTCGCGGACCTCGATGGCTTCTACGACGAGCTACCGCCCGCGGTCGAGACGGTGAGCGAACCGCAGACGACCGCGAGCGGGACGAAAATCCTGTTCGTTCGCGACCCGGAGGGCAACCTCGTGGAGATTCTCGAAGCGTAG
- a CDS encoding IS6 family transposase, with protein sequence MLLSNLLRETLDTATLECWQRERTATPVRAFAVRLHAAGCSLRETAAILELLGVERTHGAVWNWVHRLADSVGDPPSATPTRVAVDETAVRINGEWSWVYAAIDLETKVLLDVAVFGRRGTDPAAAFLHGLTQKHDCSETVFLVDGAGYLTALSRLGLSGHLEYVDRNHIEKWFHTLKMRIDRFHSSWVGSRPSVRQWLASFVHYYNFQRPHQALDERTPVEEEN encoded by the coding sequence ATGCTACTCTCAAACCTGCTCAGAGAGACGTTAGATACCGCGACTCTTGAATGTTGGCAGCGGGAGCGGACGGCGACGCCCGTCAGGGCGTTCGCCGTCCGGCTCCACGCTGCTGGCTGTTCGCTCAGAGAAACAGCAGCGATTCTTGAGCTCCTCGGCGTTGAACGGACGCATGGAGCGGTTTGGAACTGGGTGCATCGGCTGGCTGACAGCGTCGGCGACCCGCCGTCGGCGACGCCGACGCGGGTCGCGGTCGACGAGACCGCTGTCCGGATTAACGGCGAGTGGTCTTGGGTGTACGCTGCAATTGACCTCGAAACGAAGGTGCTACTTGATGTCGCCGTGTTTGGTCGGCGTGGCACCGATCCAGCGGCCGCGTTCCTCCACGGTCTCACCCAGAAACACGATTGTTCAGAAACCGTGTTTCTGGTCGATGGTGCAGGCTATCTGACTGCCCTCTCTCGATTAGGATTGAGCGGTCACCTTGAATATGTTGACCGAAACCACATCGAAAAGTGGTTTCACACCCTCAAAATGAGAATTGACCGCTTCCATTCGTCGTGGGTGGGCAGTCGGCCGAGCGTCCGCCAGTGGCTTGCATCGTTTGTTCATTACTATAACTTCCAGCGACCGCACCAAGCACTCGATGAACGCACGCCAGTCGAGGAGGAAAACTAG
- a CDS encoding HVO_A0556 family zinc finger protein, whose amino-acid sequence MQQVTSQDASDAVLGALVGDDCSWCATGSLAREEFKGDAAVVCEECGTPAARVW is encoded by the coding sequence ATGCAACAGGTAACCTCGCAAGACGCGTCGGACGCGGTTCTCGGTGCGCTCGTCGGCGACGACTGCAGTTGGTGTGCGACGGGTTCTCTGGCCCGCGAGGAGTTCAAGGGCGACGCCGCGGTCGTCTGCGAAGAGTGCGGCACGCCCGCCGCTCGCGTCTGGTAG
- a CDS encoding Cdc6/Cdc18 family protein, whose protein sequence is MEDSSKSDFDDIFETGDIFADRELLRVGHVPKLNRVVGRDEEVREVGSALGPATQGGPPETIIIYGKTGTGKSLVTRCTTREAHRKALENSSSFQYSYIDCSDYQTEAKASREMAQELCENLGADVNVPRVGIASSDYRDIVWELLDEHGIESYVVILDEIDKLENNEILRSLSRARESGKSDAHVGVICISNKIGYRDRLNERIDSSLQDNELFFHPYDANQLRNILENRRDAFTEGVLESDVIPKAAALAAQEHGDARKAVDILYEAGRLVEKAGDEMVTVEHVDDAQTKAEVNRFRELISGTTPHVKHALRALALLTENTTQDTFRTHKIYETYKRLVQQEGGDVLSEDRIYRLLKEQSFLGIIESNHTGGGLGEGSYLEHRLLGDSQVVTQALTEE, encoded by the coding sequence ATGGAAGACTCGTCTAAGTCGGATTTTGACGATATATTCGAGACAGGAGATATCTTTGCAGATCGTGAACTACTTCGTGTCGGCCACGTTCCGAAACTAAACCGAGTTGTCGGCCGTGATGAAGAGGTGCGAGAAGTCGGTAGTGCACTCGGACCGGCGACTCAAGGTGGACCACCAGAGACGATAATTATATACGGAAAAACTGGGACTGGAAAGTCCCTCGTGACGAGGTGTACGACCCGGGAAGCTCATCGGAAAGCTCTTGAGAACAGTAGCTCGTTCCAATATTCCTACATCGACTGTTCGGACTATCAGACCGAAGCCAAAGCCAGTCGAGAAATGGCGCAGGAGTTATGTGAGAATCTTGGTGCAGATGTCAATGTTCCCCGTGTCGGAATAGCGTCATCAGATTATCGTGATATCGTTTGGGAGTTGCTTGACGAACACGGGATCGAGTCCTACGTGGTCATCCTCGACGAAATCGATAAGCTCGAAAACAACGAGATTCTCCGTAGTCTCTCACGTGCACGCGAAAGCGGAAAATCTGATGCTCACGTCGGCGTGATTTGTATCAGTAACAAAATCGGATATCGGGATCGATTGAACGAGCGTATCGACTCTAGTCTTCAAGATAACGAACTCTTCTTCCATCCGTACGACGCAAATCAGCTTCGCAACATCCTCGAAAACCGACGAGATGCGTTTACGGAAGGCGTCCTCGAAAGCGATGTGATACCCAAGGCTGCCGCTCTTGCTGCACAGGAACACGGTGACGCTCGAAAAGCAGTCGATATCCTCTATGAAGCGGGACGACTCGTGGAGAAGGCTGGCGATGAAATGGTTACGGTCGAACACGTCGATGACGCGCAGACGAAGGCCGAAGTCAACCGCTTTCGAGAACTCATCAGCGGGACGACGCCCCACGTGAAACACGCACTTCGAGCATTAGCGTTACTTACAGAAAATACGACGCAGGATACGTTTCGGACGCACAAAATCTACGAAACGTACAAGCGATTAGTTCAACAAGAAGGCGGGGATGTCCTCTCTGAAGACCGAATCTATCGGTTGCTCAAAGAACAGTCCTTCCTCGGAATCATCGAGAGCAACCATACTGGTGGCGGGTTAGGTGAGGGAAGCTACCTCGAACATCGACTCCTCGGTGATTCCCAAGTCGTCACCCAAGCCCTAACTGAAGAATAA
- a CDS encoding SDR family NAD(P)-dependent oxidoreductase, with product MRILVTGGAGFIGGHLAEGFASDGHDVVALDNFEPFYDTGIKEHNVEAAREAAAEGDGSYELVEGDVRDEEVVGEQVADADVIFHQAAQAGVRTSVEEPQKVNDINVSGTLNVLEAARSSDTERVVVASSSSVYGKPEYLPYDEDHPNTPVSPYGASKVAQEQYARVYNEVYGLPTVSLRYFTVYGPRMRPNMAISNFVSRCMNGEPPVIYGDGTQTRDFTFVGDVVEANRTLLDTDAADGEAMNVGSTDNIEIRVLAEEIRDQLAPDLELEFGERNDADAEHTHADISKANELIGYEPTTTIREGVKQFTDWYRANREWYEPLVRNS from the coding sequence ATGCGAATACTCGTTACCGGCGGTGCCGGGTTCATCGGCGGCCACCTCGCGGAAGGGTTCGCCAGCGACGGCCACGACGTGGTCGCGCTCGACAACTTCGAGCCGTTCTACGACACGGGAATCAAGGAGCACAACGTCGAGGCGGCGCGCGAAGCGGCCGCGGAAGGCGACGGCAGTTACGAACTGGTCGAAGGCGACGTGCGCGACGAGGAAGTCGTCGGCGAGCAGGTCGCCGACGCCGACGTAATCTTCCATCAGGCCGCCCAAGCCGGCGTCCGGACCAGCGTCGAGGAGCCCCAGAAGGTCAACGACATCAACGTCTCGGGCACGCTCAACGTGCTGGAGGCCGCCCGAAGTTCGGACACCGAGCGCGTCGTCGTCGCGTCGTCGTCGTCGGTGTACGGTAAACCCGAATACCTGCCCTACGACGAGGACCACCCGAACACGCCGGTCAGCCCCTACGGCGCCTCGAAGGTGGCTCAGGAGCAGTACGCGCGCGTCTACAACGAGGTCTACGGCCTGCCGACCGTCTCGTTGCGGTACTTTACGGTGTACGGCCCGCGGATGCGCCCGAACATGGCCATTAGCAACTTCGTCTCGCGGTGCATGAACGGCGAGCCGCCGGTCATCTACGGTGACGGCACCCAGACGCGGGACTTCACCTTCGTCGGCGACGTGGTGGAAGCGAACCGGACGCTTCTTGACACCGACGCGGCTGACGGCGAGGCGATGAACGTCGGGAGTACCGACAACATCGAGATTCGGGTCTTGGCTGAGGAGATACGCGACCAACTCGCGCCCGACCTCGAACTGGAGTTCGGCGAGCGCAACGACGCCGACGCCGAGCATACGCACGCCGACATCTCGAAGGCCAACGAACTCATCGGCTACGAACCGACAACGACCATCCGAGAGGGCGTCAAGCAGTTCACCGACTGGTACCGGGCAAATCGGGAGTGGTACGAACCGCTCGTCCGGAACTCCTGA
- a CDS encoding STT3 domain-containing protein: MSSVREATEDLLGEKPDLESDLREVLAVDERADGWAFDDVPVDSGAFGELVSRDIVAENGDGYEVADPDAVRASLDGDAETVADADASGPTLPSLSLESLPSLSRLEAGGLAAALAFVLLMRTYIFPTVFRGEYVVLPSNDPYYYRYWVEQLSAEAAGVFDFSVLSGLPGAVAKSEPLMVGTLWWFTNLFGGADAAGRVLAWYPVVSALVVAALVYALAVRVTDDRRVGLASVTFLAVIPAFAYRTGLGFADHHAFDYLWLALTALGLVWLSDVEREDLSSPKSWLAATALGVAVAGQVMAWEAGPLLVGAVGVFAAVRAAADVRADRSPLAASASLLAGLAVATLLSHLAHTGFGWHTDVVAYSPALLLVGVLAVSLAGEAVRRAGMPAFVLGGAEVAGALSALALLQFVLPTYANRLYRQLDFLLFKSGAAETQSLFAGGPAGFFIGPILELGFAWLLAVPTLALLSWRAYRRDHVPWLVVCTYGWYFLVLAAFQRRFVGELAPFAAVLAGYGFLVFAAKVDLLSQFGFGEDDPRAENDADGSTRRTLGLPDRGTAATLAVLLLFLVSAGGVQTAVRHQQVKIVDDKFEAATWIDGYAERQGLEYPNNYVLSKWGRNRMYNYFVNGESRSYGFAYRRYAPFLRSSDPAAQYQKLHEKVGFVVTKNVNLNGRAAPKINYARFHKRFGSAGPNGASGAGHYKALYASDDGSVKVFSLVPGANVTGTVGENETVTLSKKVEIEGASFTYRRSITAGPDGDFSVTVPYAGTYSVGNRTVEVPESAVENGGNVTVGA; encoded by the coding sequence ATGAGTAGTGTACGCGAGGCGACCGAGGACCTCCTCGGGGAGAAACCCGACCTCGAATCGGACCTCCGCGAGGTCCTCGCGGTAGACGAGCGCGCCGACGGCTGGGCATTCGACGACGTGCCCGTGGACTCCGGCGCCTTCGGCGAACTCGTCTCCCGCGACATCGTCGCCGAGAACGGGGACGGCTACGAAGTCGCCGACCCCGACGCGGTTCGGGCGAGCCTCGACGGAGACGCCGAAACCGTGGCCGACGCGGACGCGAGCGGCCCGACCCTCCCGTCGCTCTCGCTCGAATCGCTCCCCTCGCTGTCGCGGCTCGAAGCGGGCGGACTCGCCGCCGCGCTGGCGTTCGTTCTCCTGATGCGAACGTACATCTTCCCGACCGTGTTCCGCGGCGAGTACGTCGTCCTCCCTTCGAACGACCCCTACTACTACCGCTACTGGGTCGAACAGCTCTCGGCGGAGGCGGCCGGCGTCTTCGACTTCAGCGTCCTCTCGGGCCTGCCCGGTGCCGTGGCGAAGAGCGAACCGCTGATGGTCGGGACGCTCTGGTGGTTCACGAACCTTTTCGGCGGGGCCGACGCCGCCGGGCGGGTGCTGGCGTGGTACCCCGTCGTCTCGGCGCTCGTCGTCGCCGCGCTCGTCTACGCGCTCGCGGTCCGGGTCACCGACGACCGCCGGGTCGGTCTCGCCTCGGTCACCTTCCTCGCGGTAATCCCCGCGTTCGCCTACCGGACCGGTCTCGGGTTCGCCGACCACCACGCCTTCGACTACCTGTGGCTCGCGCTAACCGCGCTCGGACTGGTCTGGCTCTCGGACGTCGAGCGCGAGGACCTCTCCTCTCCTAAATCGTGGCTGGCCGCGACCGCGCTCGGCGTCGCGGTCGCCGGACAAGTGATGGCGTGGGAGGCCGGACCGCTCCTCGTCGGCGCAGTCGGCGTCTTCGCCGCTGTCCGGGCCGCCGCGGACGTGCGCGCCGACCGGTCGCCGCTCGCCGCGAGCGCGTCGCTCCTCGCCGGACTCGCGGTCGCCACCCTACTCTCGCACCTCGCGCACACCGGCTTCGGATGGCACACCGACGTAGTGGCCTACTCCCCGGCGCTGTTGCTCGTCGGAGTTCTCGCCGTCTCGCTTGCCGGCGAGGCGGTTCGGCGGGCGGGGATGCCCGCGTTCGTCCTCGGCGGAGCGGAGGTCGCGGGCGCACTGAGCGCGCTAGCGCTCCTCCAGTTCGTCCTGCCGACGTACGCGAATCGGTTGTACCGTCAACTCGACTTCCTCCTGTTCAAATCCGGCGCGGCCGAGACTCAGTCTCTCTTCGCGGGCGGTCCGGCCGGATTCTTCATCGGCCCCATTCTCGAACTCGGCTTCGCGTGGCTGCTCGCGGTGCCGACGCTCGCGCTGCTCTCGTGGCGAGCGTACCGACGCGACCACGTCCCGTGGCTGGTCGTCTGCACGTACGGCTGGTACTTCCTCGTGCTTGCGGCGTTCCAGCGCCGATTCGTCGGCGAACTCGCACCGTTCGCGGCGGTGTTGGCCGGTTACGGCTTCCTCGTGTTCGCCGCGAAGGTCGATTTGCTCTCGCAGTTCGGCTTCGGCGAGGACGACCCGCGAGCCGAGAACGATGCGGACGGTTCCACTCGACGCACGCTCGGACTCCCCGACAGAGGGACGGCCGCGACGCTCGCGGTTCTGCTGCTGTTTCTCGTCAGCGCGGGCGGCGTCCAGACCGCGGTCCGTCACCAACAGGTGAAGATTGTGGACGACAAATTCGAGGCCGCGACGTGGATAGACGGCTACGCAGAGCGACAGGGCTTGGAGTACCCGAACAACTACGTCTTGAGCAAGTGGGGCCGCAACCGGATGTACAACTACTTCGTCAATGGCGAGTCAAGGTCGTACGGCTTCGCGTATCGACGGTACGCACCGTTCCTCAGGTCATCGGACCCCGCGGCACAATATCAAAAGTTGCACGAAAAGGTCGGCTTCGTCGTGACGAAGAACGTCAATTTGAACGGGCGGGCCGCACCGAAGATCAACTACGCGAGATTCCACAAGCGGTTCGGAAGCGCCGGACCGAACGGTGCCAGCGGTGCCGGCCACTACAAGGCGCTCTACGCGAGCGACGACGGGTCGGTGAAGGTGTTCTCGCTGGTGCCGGGCGCGAACGTCACCGGAACCGTCGGGGAAAACGAGACGGTAACCCTCTCGAAGAAAGTCGAAATCGAGGGCGCGTCGTTCACGTATCGACGAAGCATTACGGCGGGTCCCGACGGCGACTTCTCGGTGACGGTTCCCTACGCGGGGACGTACTCCGTCGGCAACCGGACCGTCGAAGTTCCCGAGAGCGCCGTCGAGAACGGCGGTAACGTCACCGTCGGCGCGTAG
- a CDS encoding tubulin/FtsZ family protein, whose protein sequence is MKLAMIGFGQAGGKIVDKFVEYDRGTGANVVRSAIAVNTAKADLAGLENIPERNRVLIGQARVKGHGVGADNELGADIAEADIDEIQGALDDVPVHEIDAFLVVAGMGGGTGSGGAPVLASHLKRIYTEPVYGLGILPAEDEGGIYTLNAARSFKTFVDEVDNLLVFDNDAWRETGESVRGGYDRINEEIVRRFGILFSAGEVREGEAVAESVVDSSEIINTLSCGGVSTIGYATEQVETAGGGLLGRFSEDELDATETTNRITSLVRKAALGRLTLPCEVRSTDRSLVVVSGPQDHLNRKGIERGRKWLENETASMEVRGGDYPLGDTDHVAAVTLLSGVTDVPRVKALQEVAVEAQDNIDDIEEESEENLESLIRDDGDELEALF, encoded by the coding sequence ATGAAGCTCGCAATGATTGGCTTTGGGCAGGCTGGCGGTAAGATCGTGGACAAGTTCGTCGAGTACGACCGGGGGACGGGCGCGAACGTCGTCCGGTCGGCCATCGCGGTCAACACCGCGAAAGCGGACCTCGCGGGGCTGGAGAACATTCCCGAGCGCAACCGCGTCCTCATCGGACAGGCGCGGGTGAAGGGTCACGGCGTCGGCGCGGACAACGAGTTGGGCGCGGACATCGCCGAAGCGGACATCGACGAGATTCAGGGCGCGTTAGACGACGTACCGGTCCACGAGATAGACGCGTTCCTCGTGGTCGCGGGCATGGGCGGCGGCACGGGGTCGGGCGGCGCGCCCGTCCTCGCGAGTCACCTCAAGCGCATCTACACCGAACCCGTCTACGGACTGGGCATCCTGCCCGCCGAGGACGAGGGCGGCATCTACACGCTGAACGCCGCGCGGTCGTTCAAGACCTTCGTGGACGAGGTGGACAACCTGCTGGTCTTCGACAACGACGCGTGGCGCGAGACCGGCGAGTCGGTTCGGGGCGGCTACGACCGCATCAACGAGGAGATAGTCAGGCGGTTCGGCATCCTCTTCTCGGCGGGCGAGGTCCGGGAGGGCGAGGCGGTCGCCGAGAGCGTCGTGGATTCGAGCGAGATAATAAACACCCTGTCGTGCGGCGGCGTCTCGACCATCGGCTACGCCACCGAACAGGTCGAGACGGCGGGCGGCGGCCTTCTCGGGCGCTTCTCCGAGGACGAACTCGACGCGACCGAGACGACCAACCGCATCACCAGCCTCGTCAGGAAGGCGGCGCTCGGCCGACTCACGCTCCCCTGCGAGGTCCGCAGCACCGACCGCTCGCTCGTGGTCGTCAGCGGCCCGCAGGACCACCTCAACCGGAAGGGGATAGAGCGCGGGCGGAAGTGGCTGGAGAACGAGACCGCCAGCATGGAGGTCCGGGGCGGCGACTACCCCCTCGGCGACACCGACCACGTCGCGGCGGTCACGCTCCTCTCGGGCGTCACCGACGTCCCGCGCGTGAAGGCGCTTCAGGAGGTGGCAGTCGAGGCCCAAGACAACATCGACGACATCGAGGAAGAGAGCGAGGAGAACCTGGAGAGCCTGATTCGAGACGACGGCGACGAACTGGAGGCGCTGTTCTGA
- a CDS encoding sugar transferase — MVSGFRYRVVSVVGAAFIAAIAVLMANASSLQTLFTTAVPVFRRLPPTVLTGNKLTLVVVTTTLVVVGSLMPLFKPRPRRILDTILLAQRRTVTACLALATIGYFDYTYRLPRSTLVLATIGLLIGLPAWFVAIRRRPVEKERAVIVGDDSEEIADVLDEIDVPVVGYVSPPSPYYTGHNGVSSERAVTDGSGEALLEDLDCLSGLSRLEEVLVDYNVDTVVLAFAQPDRAEFFGALDTCYEHGVDAKVHREHADDVLTTTTRGDEVLVDVELEPWDWQDYVFKRGFDGAFASVGLLAFAPFLVVIAVAIKIDSPGPILYSQERTAEFGDTFTVYKFRTMIPEDESVMPIEDEANDRITRVGRFLRKTHLDEVPQLWSILVGEMSVVGPRAVWTDEEQLLEETTDMWRKRWFVKPGLTGLAQINDAKSTDPAAKLRYDLEYIRRQSFWLDVKIVVRQIWKVFADAL, encoded by the coding sequence ATGGTCTCCGGGTTCCGGTATCGAGTGGTAAGCGTCGTCGGCGCGGCGTTCATCGCGGCTATCGCCGTCTTGATGGCGAATGCCTCCTCTTTACAGACTCTGTTTACGACTGCGGTCCCGGTGTTCCGGCGACTGCCACCAACCGTGTTGACCGGGAACAAACTCACTTTAGTCGTCGTGACGACGACGCTCGTGGTCGTCGGCAGTTTGATGCCGCTGTTCAAACCCAGGCCCCGACGGATACTCGACACAATCCTCCTCGCCCAGCGGCGCACGGTCACCGCCTGCCTCGCGCTCGCCACTATCGGGTACTTCGACTATACATATCGGCTTCCCCGATCTACGCTCGTACTGGCGACAATCGGCCTTCTTATCGGCCTTCCGGCGTGGTTTGTCGCAATTCGCCGACGGCCGGTCGAAAAAGAGCGAGCGGTCATCGTCGGTGACGACTCCGAAGAGATTGCCGACGTGCTGGACGAAATCGACGTACCGGTTGTCGGCTACGTTTCACCGCCGAGTCCGTACTACACCGGCCACAATGGAGTTTCGAGCGAGCGTGCCGTCACCGACGGCAGCGGTGAGGCGTTGCTGGAGGACTTGGACTGTCTCAGCGGTCTTTCGCGTCTCGAGGAAGTGCTTGTCGATTATAATGTGGATACGGTGGTGCTGGCATTCGCCCAGCCCGATCGGGCGGAGTTCTTCGGCGCGCTCGATACCTGTTACGAGCACGGCGTCGACGCGAAGGTCCACCGGGAGCACGCGGACGACGTGCTGACGACGACTACGCGCGGGGACGAGGTGCTCGTCGACGTCGAACTCGAACCGTGGGACTGGCAGGATTACGTGTTCAAGCGGGGGTTCGACGGGGCGTTCGCTTCGGTTGGGTTGCTGGCGTTTGCGCCGTTCCTAGTGGTGATTGCAGTCGCAATCAAAATCGACAGTCCTGGTCCGATTCTATACAGTCAGGAGCGGACGGCGGAGTTCGGGGACACGTTTACCGTCTACAAATTCCGGACGATGATTCCCGAGGATGAGTCGGTGATGCCCATCGAAGACGAGGCGAACGACCGCATCACCCGCGTCGGGCGCTTCCTCCGTAAGACGCATCTTGACGAAGTGCCCCAACTCTGGTCGATTCTCGTCGGCGAGATGAGCGTCGTCGGACCTCGGGCTGTCTGGACCGACGAAGAGCAACTGCTGGAGGAGACGACCGACATGTGGCGCAAGCGCTGGTTCGTCAAGCCAGGACTGACGGGGTTAGCGCAGATCAACGACGCCAAGAGCACGGACCCAGCCGCGAAACTCCGATACGATCTCGAATACATCCGCCGCCAGTCGTTCTGGCTCGACGTGAAAATCGTGGTTCGGCAAATTTGGAAGGTATTTGCCGACGCCTTGTAG
- the aglF gene encoding UTP--glucose-1-phosphate uridylyltransferase AglF, whose product MKAVVLAAGEGTRLRPLTEDKPKGMVEVDGKPILNHCFDQLAELGADEFVVVVGYRKQDIIEYYGDEYDGIPITYAHQREQKGLAHALLTVEEHIDDDFMLILGDNIFDANLGDVVKRQREDRADAAFLTEEVPYEEASRYGVCDTNDYGEITNVVEKPENPPSNLVMTGFYTFTPAIFHACHLVQPSNRGEYEISEAIDLLIQSGRTIDAIRMDGWRVDVGYPEDRDRAESLLQGEEPEPEVAEVSSD is encoded by the coding sequence ATGAAAGCCGTCGTGCTAGCTGCCGGAGAAGGAACCCGACTTCGACCCCTAACTGAGGACAAGCCGAAGGGAATGGTCGAAGTGGACGGAAAGCCGATCCTCAACCACTGCTTCGATCAACTGGCCGAACTGGGGGCCGACGAGTTCGTGGTTGTAGTGGGATACCGCAAGCAGGATATCATCGAATACTACGGTGACGAGTATGACGGTATCCCCATCACGTACGCTCACCAGCGTGAGCAGAAGGGACTTGCTCATGCATTGCTCACGGTTGAGGAACACATCGACGACGACTTCATGCTCATCTTGGGCGACAACATCTTTGACGCGAATCTAGGTGACGTGGTCAAACGCCAACGGGAGGACCGCGCGGACGCGGCCTTCCTCACGGAGGAAGTTCCGTACGAGGAGGCGAGTCGATACGGGGTGTGTGATACCAACGACTACGGTGAGATTACCAACGTGGTTGAGAAACCCGAGAACCCGCCGTCGAACCTCGTGATGACTGGCTTCTACACCTTCACGCCCGCAATCTTCCATGCATGTCATCTGGTCCAACCGTCGAACCGCGGCGAGTACGAGATCAGCGAGGCCATCGACCTGCTCATCCAGAGCGGCCGGACGATAGATGCAATTCGGATGGACGGTTGGCGAGTAGACGTCGGATATCCCGAAGACCGGGACCGGGCAGAAAGCCTCCTTCAGGGTGAGGAGCCAGAGCCAGAGGTAGCGGAAGTGTCGTCCGACTGA